One Faecalispora anaeroviscerum genomic window carries:
- a CDS encoding phage tail assembly chaperone, producing the protein MDKSLMQFLHPDRKPNVTFRLNSFGDAEFEMRVLTADEMAQMSAEVQTKSLKGLEALYPTIAASLVRPNLRSADLLDALSEREGRKILNPTDALKAMFTAGEIGALLSIYNEHADVTVDFSKKVEEAKN; encoded by the coding sequence ATGGACAAGTCACTGATGCAGTTTTTACACCCCGACCGCAAGCCAAATGTAACATTTCGACTCAACAGCTTTGGAGACGCGGAATTTGAGATGCGCGTGCTGACAGCGGATGAGATGGCGCAGATGTCGGCCGAGGTACAGACCAAAAGTCTTAAGGGACTGGAGGCGCTTTACCCCACCATTGCCGCGAGTCTGGTGCGCCCGAATCTGCGCAGCGCGGATTTGCTGGACGCTCTTTCTGAGCGGGAAGGCCGCAAAATTTTAAACCCCACCGATGCACTCAAAGCGATGTTCACCGCTGGTGAGATCGGCGCGCTGCTCAGCATTTACAACGAGCATGCGGATGTGACGGTCGACTTCAGCAAAAAGGTGGAAGAAGCAAAAAACTGA
- a CDS encoding phage tail tube protein, translating into MARTRLQDVFSGHDGEAFIRLNGSIVSAFKISKISAKLEAIVENRRFLNDPMEQAAQRGLKGSGDMTYYHTTPAFIQAMRNYKNGGSAPKISLQFYADSAGSQYDRIGVTLSDVVLANIGLIALDDSSDNAQTIETTFTFNDFDLA; encoded by the coding sequence ATGGCAAGAACAAGATTGCAGGACGTTTTCTCAGGGCATGACGGAGAAGCCTTCATCCGACTCAACGGCTCCATTGTTTCGGCGTTTAAAATTTCAAAAATCAGCGCGAAATTAGAGGCTATTGTGGAAAACAGGCGTTTTCTGAACGACCCGATGGAGCAGGCCGCACAGCGCGGACTCAAGGGTAGCGGCGATATGACCTATTACCACACCACGCCCGCCTTTATTCAAGCGATGCGCAATTACAAAAACGGCGGTTCGGCTCCCAAAATCAGTCTGCAGTTCTACGCGGATTCCGCGGGCTCCCAATATGACCGCATCGGCGTGACGCTTTCGGATGTGGTTCTTGCCAATATTGGACTGATTGCGCTGGACGACAGCAGCGACAATGCCCAGACGATTGAAACGACCTTCACCTTTAATGATTTTGATTTGGCATAA
- a CDS encoding phage tail sheath subtilisin-like domain-containing protein, translating to MITKILPGTNIELKSGARDANLSVTGVVAMALPLSWGDQVTVINAGDNTLYSLGYKTSAAALKLVREVMNGAKQLILYRLNAAGGKAFAEISSGVTAEAIFPGTRGNDLSVVIASSGTKWLVKTYLGTQEVDSQVISTAADFSPYYVALSGTGALTAATVKLAGGSDGTTESDYTGFFTELEKREYNVICSTDSARAADVVSFVKEQNRSKSYVQGVVTGVQPNCENIYVCSSTGGVTADYELTPAESCATLAGLIAQAGVENSLTYHRGITGWTDVQPHLTPDQQIRRTQNGEMLFVPLYGSPSVLYDITSLTVVDEDHPKDFGKGLVVRTLQKYQGDLQKLLDTRCIGKIRNSVEGRAQIKAMVFEMTSQSYFAPGYIENFSADDITVAAGTERDAVNVVVGIQAVDTVDKIYVTVTAL from the coding sequence TTGATTACAAAAATCTTGCCTGGCACAAACATTGAGCTAAAATCCGGCGCCCGCGATGCCAATCTGAGCGTTACCGGAGTTGTGGCGATGGCCTTGCCTCTTAGTTGGGGTGATCAGGTTACCGTTATCAACGCAGGCGACAATACGCTTTATTCTTTGGGCTATAAAACCTCGGCGGCCGCACTGAAGCTGGTGCGCGAAGTCATGAACGGGGCAAAGCAGTTGATTTTGTATCGACTGAACGCCGCAGGCGGAAAGGCTTTCGCGGAGATTTCCTCCGGGGTCACCGCAGAAGCAATTTTCCCCGGTACACGCGGAAATGACCTTTCCGTTGTGATTGCATCCAGCGGTACAAAATGGCTTGTTAAGACCTATCTTGGCACACAGGAGGTGGATTCGCAGGTTATTTCCACTGCGGCGGATTTTTCGCCGTATTATGTGGCACTCTCCGGTACCGGAGCACTTACGGCGGCAACGGTAAAGCTGGCCGGCGGCAGCGACGGCACGACAGAAAGCGATTACACCGGATTTTTCACCGAGCTGGAAAAGCGGGAGTACAACGTGATTTGCAGCACAGATTCAGCCCGTGCGGCGGATGTGGTTTCTTTTGTGAAGGAACAGAACCGGAGTAAATCCTATGTGCAGGGCGTGGTGACCGGGGTGCAGCCGAACTGCGAAAACATTTATGTGTGCAGCTCCACCGGTGGTGTAACGGCTGATTATGAGCTGACACCCGCGGAATCCTGCGCGACACTGGCCGGCTTGATTGCGCAGGCCGGGGTGGAAAACAGCCTGACCTACCACAGGGGAATCACCGGCTGGACGGACGTACAGCCGCATTTGACCCCGGATCAGCAGATCCGCAGAACGCAGAACGGCGAAATGCTGTTTGTGCCGCTGTATGGCTCCCCGTCTGTTTTGTATGACATCACCAGTCTGACTGTGGTGGACGAGGATCATCCGAAGGATTTTGGGAAAGGGCTGGTTGTGCGCACCCTGCAGAAATATCAGGGTGATTTGCAAAAGCTGCTCGACACCAGATGCATCGGGAAAATCCGCAACAGTGTGGAAGGGCGCGCGCAGATTAAAGCGATGGTATTTGAAATGACCTCGCAAAGCTATTTTGCGCCGGGGTACATTGAGAATTTTTCTGCGGACGATATTACCGTGGCAGCCGGCACAGAGCGTGATGCGGTAAATGTAGTGGTAGGCATTCAGGCAGTGGATACGGTGGACAAGATTTACGTCACCGTAACCGCACTGTAA
- a CDS encoding phage tail terminator family protein, which produces MQLLENITIPHSLRITIENGTFTVSDHLMLAAAQFTAALFPNATIYIGSQQTVNAPALFIDYCSITNQKRLKLTTEYEFGLKITYVPADGSDCRELQNAIFLLEQNLDRLESEIGVFRCFSKHSDITDGLAHVTGTIKVWETDVPDDPIIGRAVQNITP; this is translated from the coding sequence ATGCAACTGCTTGAAAATATTACGATTCCGCATTCACTGCGTATCACGATTGAGAACGGCACTTTCACTGTTTCGGATCACCTGATGCTGGCTGCGGCACAGTTTACCGCCGCTTTGTTCCCGAACGCCACGATCTATATTGGTTCACAGCAAACGGTGAATGCTCCGGCTCTGTTTATCGACTACTGTTCCATCACAAATCAAAAACGGCTGAAGCTGACGACGGAATATGAATTCGGGCTAAAAATCACATACGTTCCGGCCGACGGCTCTGACTGCCGGGAACTGCAAAACGCCATATTTTTGCTTGAACAGAATTTGGACCGACTGGAAAGCGAGATTGGAGTATTCCGGTGCTTCTCCAAACATTCCGACATCACAGATGGGCTGGCCCATGTGACCGGCACTATAAAAGTATGGGAAACTGACGTGCCTGATGACCCGATCATTGGGCGCGCAGTCCAAAATATAACACCATAA
- a CDS encoding Smr/MutS family protein, whose amino-acid sequence MLMNQKGSILTVDIHGLNSNDAKRQLEQLLSRTGKDVHEVVVIHGYSHGQALKNMVRFQLKHPRIQSKLISLNEGQTRLLLKER is encoded by the coding sequence ATGCTGATGAACCAAAAAGGAAGCATCCTGACCGTAGACATTCATGGACTCAATTCAAACGATGCCAAGCGTCAGCTGGAGCAGCTGCTCTCCCGCACCGGAAAAGACGTACATGAGGTCGTGGTAATTCACGGATACAGCCACGGACAGGCACTGAAAAACATGGTGCGATTCCAGCTAAAGCACCCGCGGATTCAAAGCAAACTCATTTCTCTGAATGAAGGCCAAACACGCCTTTTGCTGAAAGAGCGGTAA
- a CDS encoding LCP family protein, whose amino-acid sequence MKKKKPMKGRRPASTKGKKAVILNVAILVVSLVLITVGGTLVYADHLLGRIQFQEDPAQSSTANNSGVTSFDNMGDSQYVVNGLYHDDKILNVLLMGVDDYQENDKGRSDSMLMVSLDRRHEKLKMTSFMRDMYVSIPGHQANKLTVAYSLGGPSLTVQTIENSFGVDIDRYVLISNDSFNKIIDRLDGVTLEITNAEAKLINTYSGESSSKRLTGGMQHMTGRQAHYYSRIRDIGNDYERTLRQRKVLQAIIDKFKSSDLGTINGILYDVLPLVSTNMTKNEILSLAANSLTYLNYPTSQNRIPVDGAFDDQNIPGVGSSLIADFEKNHKNLVEFIYEEHLGSSDSSQESSFESQ is encoded by the coding sequence GTGAAAAAGAAAAAGCCGATGAAGGGTCGCAGGCCCGCTTCAACAAAAGGAAAAAAGGCTGTGATTTTGAATGTGGCAATTTTGGTCGTCAGCCTTGTTTTGATTACGGTGGGCGGAACGCTGGTTTATGCGGATCATCTGCTGGGGCGGATACAGTTTCAGGAGGATCCCGCGCAGTCCTCAACTGCAAACAATTCGGGAGTTACGTCTTTCGATAATATGGGGGATTCCCAGTACGTCGTCAACGGGCTGTATCATGATGATAAAATCCTGAATGTGCTGCTGATGGGTGTGGATGATTACCAGGAAAACGACAAGGGCCGCAGCGACAGCATGCTGATGGTATCTTTGGATCGCCGGCACGAAAAGCTGAAAATGACGTCTTTTATGCGCGACATGTACGTTTCTATCCCCGGTCACCAGGCCAATAAGCTGACGGTGGCGTATTCTCTCGGTGGGCCGTCGCTGACGGTGCAGACCATTGAAAACAGCTTTGGTGTTGATATTGACCGCTATGTGCTGATCAGCAATGATTCCTTCAATAAAATCATTGACCGCTTGGACGGCGTTACGCTCGAGATTACCAACGCGGAAGCGAAGCTGATTAATACGTATTCCGGCGAATCTTCCTCTAAACGGCTGACCGGCGGTATGCAGCATATGACGGGACGGCAGGCGCATTATTATTCCCGCATTCGCGACATTGGCAACGATTATGAGCGTACGCTGCGCCAGCGCAAGGTGCTCCAGGCCATTATCGACAAATTCAAATCGTCCGATCTGGGTACAATCAATGGGATTTTGTATGATGTACTCCCGCTTGTGTCCACCAACATGACGAAGAACGAGATTTTGTCACTTGCAGCAAATTCGCTGACGTATCTCAATTACCCCACCAGCCAGAACCGAATTCCTGTGGACGGGGCTTTTGATGATCAAAATATTCCGGGTGTGGGTTCCTCTTTGATTGCTGATTTTGAAAAAAATCACAAGAATTTGGTGGAGTTCATTTACGAGGAACACCTTGGGTCGTCGGATTCCTCTCAGGAATCTTCTTTTGAAAGCCAGTGA
- the yfbR gene encoding 5'-deoxynucleotidase — MYHFYAMLSRMKYINRWGLMRNTRSENICEHSLDVAVIAHALALLRNTRFGGSVNPERAAVLAMFHDVTEILTGDLPTPVKYDNPEIRQAYRRVEEMAQQRLLALLPKDLQETYEPLICESEPGDKELYPLVKAADKISALIKCVEERGMGNAEFRRAEQTQREAILAMGLPEAECFLTEFLPSYELTLDEQDLPEQDSEPNNSE, encoded by the coding sequence ATGTATCATTTTTATGCGATGCTGTCGCGCATGAAATACATTAACCGATGGGGCCTGATGCGTAATACCAGAAGCGAGAACATTTGCGAGCATAGTCTGGATGTTGCAGTGATTGCCCATGCTCTTGCGCTTTTGCGCAATACCCGCTTCGGCGGCAGCGTAAACCCTGAGCGGGCCGCCGTGTTGGCCATGTTCCATGATGTCACCGAGATTTTAACCGGGGATTTGCCTACACCGGTGAAATACGACAATCCCGAAATCCGGCAAGCCTACCGCCGGGTGGAAGAGATGGCGCAGCAGCGCCTTCTGGCCTTACTTCCGAAGGATCTTCAGGAGACATATGAGCCACTGATTTGTGAAAGTGAGCCGGGCGACAAAGAGCTTTATCCGCTGGTCAAGGCGGCGGACAAAATTTCCGCTTTGATTAAATGCGTGGAGGAGCGCGGCATGGGAAACGCTGAGTTCCGCCGGGCAGAGCAGACGCAACGGGAGGCGATTCTGGCGATGGGCTTACCGGAGGCGGAATGCTTCCTGACAGAATTTCTGCCGTCTTATGAGTTGACTCTGGATGAGCAGGACTTACCGGAGCAAGATTCCGAGCCGAACAATTCGGAGTGA